The following proteins come from a genomic window of Myroides odoratus DSM 2801:
- the prfA gene encoding peptide chain release factor 1, translated as MIDRLQIIKQRFDEISDLIIQPDVIADQKRYVQLNKEYKDLKQLVEKRAEYLNLTGNIAEANEILADGSDAEMVDMAKMQLEEAKDRLPELEDEIKFLLIPKDPEDAKNVMVEVRAGTGGDEASIFAGDLFRMYTKYCESRGWRTSVVDVNEGTSGGYKEVIFEVTGEDVYGTLKFEAGVHRVQRVPQTETQGRVHTSAATVMVLPEAEEFDVHIDMNDVRIDLFCSSGPGGQSVNTTKSAVRMTHIPTGLVAQCQDEKSQHKNKDKALSVLRSRLYEMELAKKQEEDAKKRNSQVSSGDRSAKIRTYNYPQGRVTDHRIGLTLYDLDGVMNGGIQKIIDELQLVSNTEKLKESEVY; from the coding sequence ATGATAGATAGATTACAAATTATAAAACAGCGTTTTGATGAAATTTCTGATTTGATTATTCAACCAGATGTAATTGCAGATCAAAAACGATATGTTCAATTAAACAAAGAATATAAAGATTTAAAACAGTTGGTTGAAAAACGTGCTGAATATTTAAATCTTACAGGAAATATAGCGGAAGCAAATGAAATCTTAGCAGACGGGAGTGATGCTGAAATGGTTGATATGGCCAAAATGCAACTAGAAGAAGCAAAAGATCGTTTGCCAGAATTAGAAGATGAAATCAAATTCCTTTTAATTCCAAAAGATCCAGAAGACGCGAAAAACGTAATGGTGGAAGTGCGTGCTGGAACAGGTGGAGATGAAGCGAGTATTTTTGCTGGAGATTTGTTCAGAATGTATACCAAATATTGTGAATCTAGAGGTTGGAGAACATCTGTAGTGGATGTGAATGAAGGAACTTCTGGAGGATACAAAGAGGTTATCTTTGAAGTAACAGGAGAAGATGTATACGGAACGTTGAAGTTTGAAGCAGGTGTACACCGTGTACAACGTGTTCCTCAAACTGAAACACAGGGTCGTGTTCATACCTCTGCTGCAACAGTAATGGTATTGCCAGAAGCAGAAGAATTCGATGTACACATTGATATGAATGATGTTCGTATTGACTTATTCTGTTCATCAGGACCTGGAGGACAGTCTGTAAATACAACGAAATCTGCTGTGCGTATGACGCATATCCCAACAGGATTAGTGGCGCAATGTCAGGATGAGAAATCACAACACAAGAATAAAGATAAAGCATTGTCTGTATTGCGTTCTCGTTTATACGAAATGGAATTAGCGAAGAAACAAGAAGAAGATGCTAAAAAACGTAACTCTCAGGTAAGTAGTGGTGACCGTTCTGCGAAAATTAGAACGTATAACTACCCGCAAGGACGTGTTACTGATCACCGTATTGGATTGACATTATACGATCTAGATGGTGTAATGAATGGTGGTATTCAGAAAATTATTGATGAGTTACAATTAGTAAGTAATACGGAGAAATTAAAAGAAAGCGAAGTTTATTAA
- a CDS encoding YceI family protein — MKKSILALALVSMVAISCGDKKSTDTTAPEAVEQTTEAPKQKELTYAIEWTAFKTPAKVGVKGTFDEVKLSEVNQEAATLAEGLKGAQFSIVTSSASTGDPARDETLRLNFFSKLVGNINGFFGEFKDGKVLVNLTMNGITKEKEFTYEATEAGVKLNGSIDILTDFTAQDAFNALHEACNALHEGKTWSDVEIAVEIKK; from the coding sequence ATGAAAAAATCAATCTTAGCACTAGCTTTAGTAAGCATGGTAGCTATTTCATGTGGAGATAAAAAATCAACAGATACAACTGCTCCGGAAGCAGTAGAGCAAACAACAGAAGCGCCTAAACAAAAGGAGTTGACTTACGCTATTGAGTGGACAGCTTTTAAAACACCTGCAAAAGTAGGAGTAAAAGGAACTTTTGACGAAGTGAAATTATCAGAAGTAAACCAAGAAGCGGCAACTTTAGCAGAAGGTTTAAAAGGAGCACAATTCTCAATTGTTACTAGCTCTGCAAGTACAGGAGATCCAGCAAGAGATGAAACATTGCGTTTAAACTTCTTTAGTAAATTAGTAGGTAATATCAATGGATTCTTTGGTGAGTTTAAAGACGGTAAAGTGTTGGTAAACTTAACAATGAATGGAATTACGAAAGAAAAAGAATTCACATACGAAGCAACAGAAGCTGGAGTAAAATTGAATGGATCAATTGACATCCTTACAGATTTTACAGCTCAAGATGCGTTCAACGCTTTACATGAAGCTTGTAATGCCCTACACGAAGGGAAAACATGGTCTGATGTAGAGATTGCTGTAGAGATTAAAAAATAA